The following nucleotide sequence is from Phycisphaera sp..
TGCCAGAGCGACTTCGGGCGAGATCCGCCCCTTCGTGGCGCCGCCGGCAGTGGGCTCCACCAGCGTCACCATGCCGCCGTCCTCACCCCGAGCGACCGGCCCCTCGACCAGCTCGCACTCCCCCGCCACCAGCCGCGTTACCCGCAGCGGCACCGAAGGCCGCAGCAGCCCCTCGGCCAGCCGCGTGCTGGCCCCCCGCCGCTCGCAGGCCATCCACAACGATGAGTACCGCTCGCGCATCATCCGCTGGGGATCGGCCCCTTCGGGCATCAGGCTCGTGCTGCTCGCCGGGCCGTCCCAGGCCACGTCGAGCCCCGGCTCGATCCACGCCCCGGCCCCGCGCATCGCCAGCTCGAGCTGCTCGGGCCCGGCGGCCTCATCCGTCAGCCCGGTGAGCCACACCCACACCGGACCGCCGGCGTCGTCGATGGCAGCCCCCAGATTCCACGCCAGGTCCTCGCGCACCCGCCCGGCTTGCAGCTCGAGCAGCACGCCCTCGAACCGCGCGTCGCTCGCTCGGTCGAGATGGCCTTGAAGTTCTCGGACCATAGCGATCGAATCGATGTCTCCGGTCACCCTCAGGTGCAAGACCATCCCGGTCCGTTCACGCTCCATGCCGAGGGAAAGGCCAACAAGTCCGAGAAGGAACAGCAGTAAGCACTTTACACGTATGGATTTACGAGATTGGTACACGTTTACGTCCCCGACGGCCACCCCACGCCTCCCCAGGGTACCTGAAGGTCCGCGAAATCACAAGCGGTTTTTGGCACCAAATCTCATCGACGCCCACCCGGGCGACGAATCCGGGTGCAAATTCCGAGCCCATATGCACTTTGAGAGAAGTGGGGCCCGAATCGCGCCGATGCCAGGGTGCAACCAAGGTGCGGGAGGCACGATCATGGACAACAGCAAGCGGGAGTTCGAAGAGCTCCGCAACATCCTTCAGAAGCTCGATCGATCGCTCGACGAGGCCCAGCAGAAGCGCACCCACGGCTCGACGCCGCCCGCGCCCATGCCAGGCCATTCGAGCCACCTCCCGAGCCCATCGGCCGCGGCACCCCAGAGCCCGACCATCCCCGCCATCCCGGCGCCACCCGCGATCCGGCCCGAGACCGCCGAGGAGCCCGAAGAACAACCAGGCCGCCTGAAGGCCAAGCCCCTCCGCCGCCCGCGTCCGGACAATTCCGGCCCGAGCCACGGCTGGGTCCACTAGACCGGTCCCTCACGAGTAGACCGGTCCCTCACGAGGCCCGTTCGTCTCCTGCCCGCATCACGCACTATCGGGGGTCGCCATGCTTTCTCGCCTCTTCGGCAAGGACAACTCGAAGCAGCCCGACCAGCAGCAGGGCCCGGACGTTGAATCGATGGCCTCCCAGGCGTCCAACACATCGTCCATGGCCAGCTTCGACCGCTTCGGTGCCACCATCATCGCCACGCTCAAGGAGCGCACGCTCTCGGGCAACGAGGCCGCCGCCCTGGTCGTCGCCCTCACCGACAAGCTCACCGAGCCGGGCCAGGTCACCGCGCGTCACGTCGTCCTCGACCTCCAGAACGTCGAGTACATGGATTCGGCCTGCATCGGCGTGCTCGTCGAGCTGCTCACCCGCCTGCAAAAGGCCGGCGGCCGCGTCGCCCTGGTGAACGCCGCCGCCAACGTCGAGTGCCTCTTCAAGCTCACGCGCCTCGACCGCCTCTTCCCCATCTGCCGCGACGTCATGCGCGCCATCGAAGCCGTCGAACGCCACGCGGCGTAGGGGCTCCGACCGAGGCGGGTACGTGAGCACCCGGGCCAACCCCGAACAACCAGCCACGAAGATCGCACCGAAAGTGATCGCTCGGCTGGCAGTCGCCAGTGCAAGCTGTACACTCCACGGGTGAGCACGCCCTCGGAGGCCTCGTCATGCGTACGCACGGTTCACAGCTTACGGCGGTGACTCTTCTAGCGGTCGCCGCACTCGCCCATGCCCAAAGCCCCCTCGACAGTTTTTTCCTACTCATCGAGTCGCCAGCAGTTGTCACGCCTTCGTCTGGGGGAGCGGCAATCGAGGTCTGGTGTGGGTACACCACATTTCCCGGTGGTACATATGTCATCCAAGGTGGTGACCTTGATGTCTACGCAACCGAGCCGCTGTTCGCGAACCTTAATACGATACGTCGAGATTTGGCGCCACCTCCATACGCGAGTTTTTCTGACGGAGTTCGAAGCCCGGAGGGTGACGCCGTGAATGACATCGTCGCTGGCCAGCGATCACTGGGCGGTGGCGGCGGCGGGGGGAGTGTGGATGATCGGAATCCGCTATTGCTCTGGACCGCGAATTGGAGCACGCGCGATTTTGCACCCAGAGTAGTCGAACTCACTGCTACGCCAGGCGACCACTTCAGTTGGGCGGAGTTGATCGGCGGTACCACAGAAGAATTCCCCGACCCCGGCTTTGCCACTATCGTCGTCCGCACCGACTGCCTGGCCGACCTGGACGGCAACGCCGAGCTCGACGTGTTCGACTTTCTCGCGTTCCAGAACTTCTTCATAGACGCCAGCCCCGTGGCCGACCTCGACGCCGACGGCGACCTGACCCTGTTCGACTTTCTCGCCTTCCAGAACGCCTTCGACGCCGGCTGCTAAGCCTCAAACGCAAAAGCACGCCCGACGCATCAAGCGCCGGGCGTGCGTGGTCCGTGGCTTGGTCGCCCTCAGGGCGTGCCGGTCGCCCATCCATCACCCGACTGGCTCACCTCGACCGTGCCATCCTTGCGGAGCGTGTAGGTCACGGTGCCCTTGGTGGCCCGGACCTTGACGCCCAGGTCCATGGCCAGGCAGTCGACGAGGTTCTGCCCCTCGTCGCCGTCGCCCACGTTGCAGCCGATCAGGCAGATCTCGGCGTCAGTCGCGAACTTACCGTCTGCCTTCAGGGCGTCAACGAATGTCTGGTACGCGCCCAGCTTGCCGTTGTCGGCGTTCTTGCCGATCCACTTGCCGTCCTGGCGGGTGTTGCCGTCGCCCATCGAGATCTGGCCGTCTGTGCCGTGGTTGGCGATGATCAGCTTCTTCACGGGCTTGGCGTCGCACACCTTCATGGTCGCATCGGCCACGTCGTCGACTTCCTCGACGTCGTAGCCCTCCTGGTCCTTGTAGTACTTCCAGCGGTTGCTGTGCGTGCCGACCTTGTCGGAGATGACCAGATCGGGCTCGTGGATCTCGAGCGTCGAGCTGGTGCCCGTCTTGGCTTCCTTGTCGCTCTCGACCTCGGCCGTCACGCCGGCGAACACGGCCGTGATGTCCGGGCCCGCA
It contains:
- a CDS encoding STAS domain-containing protein; this translates as MLSRLFGKDNSKQPDQQQGPDVESMASQASNTSSMASFDRFGATIIATLKERTLSGNEAAALVVALTDKLTEPGQVTARHVVLDLQNVEYMDSACIGVLVELLTRLQKAGGRVALVNAAANVECLFKLTRLDRLFPICRDVMRAIEAVERHAA
- a CDS encoding DUF4347 domain-containing protein, which translates into the protein MLLHSWKRRLTIAAAALLAGGLSPAFAQTGCRADLDGDGRLTIFDFLAFQNAFVSGDPLADWDRDGELTLFDFLAYQNDFDRGCDPLPGCLDFQVIDPLEAQYGENIELGLYNQLQVDVPAIIPLGPDFTQVQAPRSSHLPYQYFEDFQLGFCGDLGEFELRINEPGVYHLVSFGPAGPDITAVFAGVTAEVESDKEAKTGTSSTLEIHEPDLVISDKVGTHSNRWKYYKDQEGYDVEEVDDVADATMKVCDAKPVKKLIIANHGTDGQISMGDGNTRQDGKWIGKNADNGKLGAYQTFVDALKADGKFATDAEICLIGCNVGDGDEGQNLVDCLAMDLGVKVRATKGTVTYTLRKDGTVEVSQSGDGWATGTP